The following is a genomic window from Desulfitobacterium chlororespirans DSM 11544.
GAAAGCGTCAAGAAATGGGTGGAAATACCGGACAGCCTCACTCTGCGCGGTGCCAATCTTGGCTTGGAAGGTGGCTTAAGCCAGAAACGTGTCTGGTCCTTTGATTGGAGTCAAGAGGAAAGCACGGATGGATACAACTATGCCTCTGCCCGGGTGGATGCGGCCACTGGTGAAGTCCTTGGGTTTAGTACCTATTCTCCTAACCAACAGCCCAAAAGCCCGGATGCTATTGAGCGAACTGCGGCAAAAGCAATTGCCGATGCTTTCATCAAGAAAATTCAACCTGACCGGGTTCAGCAGGTTGAGTATTTAGAGGCTATGGACAATGGTCAAAAGTATCCCGAAGATCAACCCAACCACGATTTCAGCTATGAGCGGGTTGTTAACGGAGTACATGTCCCCGGCAACGGTTTCTCCGTCTCCGTAGAACGCAATACCCAAAAAGTTGTCAGCTATAACATGGATTTCGCTGATGTGAATTTCCCGAATATCTCCCAGGCCATGGACCAAAAACAAGGTGAGGATACCTTCTTAACGAAAAGACCTTTGGAACTTAAATATGTTCAAATTTACAAGAATGGTCAATTATCAGATATCCGCTTAGTGTATCAACCTAAAATGGACAACAGTTTTGCCGTTTCCAACATTATGGATGCTAAAACCGGTGAATTCCTTGATTGGCAAGGCAAGCCCATTAAGGAGCAGCCAAGACCCTATAACTTCAGTGATATCTCAGGCAGCTTCGCTGAGGAAGAAATCAGACTCCTTGGCCAGGCCGGAGCATTTGGTGAGTATGGTGATCAATTCAGACCTGATGAGCATGTCACCGTAAAATCGTTGCTAAGCTCCATGCTGATCGCCAAGAATGGCGTCTGGTCCTATCAAGGATTAAGCGATGAAGAGCTCTTGAAGCAAGTCAAGGAACTGGGGTGGGTCAAAGAGAACCTGTCACTGAATGATCAGGTCAGCCGTGAGTTTCAAGCCAAATTAGTGGTTCGGATGCTGCAATTGGAGAAGATCGCTCAGCTTGAGGAGCTCTTCCAGGCTCCGTATGAGGATGCCGATACCTTTAGTGATGGTAGTCTTGGTTATATTGCTTTAGCCAAGGGGCTGGGCGTCATGAACATCGAGGGAAATAAATTTGAATCCACCAAGAAAATGACTCGTGCCGAAGCTGCTTATGCCTTAGTCAAAGCGTTGCAATCCAATCGTTAAATTGGAGGGCGCATCCAAAATACAAGGATAATGAGAAAGACTGTAAGAGGTGTGAAGGCCTCTTACAGTCTTTCTTAGTATATCGGAATGGGTAATTTGTCTATATTTGATGTTTTGCTATAAAGAGCAGGACTCAAACTGCGTAATGGAATAAAAAGGATTGTGTGGATAGGTTGCTATAGACGCTCTTTCTGAATATGCTGTGTCAGAAAAAACTATGCCCTGGGGCATTTATGGAAAGGAGTTGTCTCTATGAGTACCCTGCCAATGACTGGCGATTTCATTCGGGAATCCCTGGAATTGCATCTTTTTTGGGCCAGGATTATAAAAGAGCATCTCATCTTTTTGGAAAGCGGCTTTATGTGTAAAGACGCAGATTGGATGCAGGAAGCGGATGCTCTCAAATGCCGGTTTGAAGAAATTCTCCATGAAGCCAATTGTTTGGCTGATGGAAAAGTGGGCATTGAAGTGATGAAATCGGGAGAGCTGTTTACCAATAAGACCCTGAAGGCGGAGCAAAAGACCCAGGAACTTACCTGTATACCGATAAACTCTCAGTTGACTGTAGAAACCATGAGCTTACACCCTTATATGGGCGTGGGGATGGGTATGGTTCCTTGTGAGCAGGAAATAGCCGAACAAGTCTATGCATTAAACGAAAAGGCTCTGGCCTGTGCAGGCGGTGTCTATGAGTATACGGAACGGGCATTAAAGGCAATTCTACAGTGCTGTATCACCAGTCATAATTTCCCGTCCCTGTATGAACATCAAATGAAAGAAACAGAAATGTATATGAAGCAGATCAGGAAACTGCAAAACCATCAGTATACGGATCCCACCTGCCACATGGTGGAAATGCAAATGTTCTGGGACCATATTATGCAGGAGCATGCCGAAGTGATCAGCCATTTGCTGGACCCCAAAGAAAAGGCCATGATTACCCAGGCTGACCATTTTGCCCAAGCTTATGAACAGCTCTTAAATCAGTTGGGAAATGGAACAGTACCCGACCAGAGCTTCAGGAGAATTACCAATGAAACCATCCGGGTAACCGGAGAGTTCAAGGACTTTAAAGCCGCGGGAACGGATGCCATCCTATGCTGTCAGTTGCGATCCCTGATCCTTCCCTTGCTGGCCGATCATGTCTTAAGAGAAGCGATTCACTACCTGCGCATTCTTGGCTTACCCTTACCGGAGTTCAAAGGCGGAAAAGGATAAGCGAATCAAAGGAAAGGGAATCAAAGGGACAGGTCCAGTTTTGCAAAGTTGATGGAGCATTGCAGAGTCTTAAAGGTGGTGCGATGCTCCTTTTGATTTTCTCTGAGGAGGATAAGCTGTTATAATATTATAGAAGTGTTAAGAAGTAATGGGCTTAGGAAAGGCAAATGTAGATTTTGCAGAAGGAGAGAAATAGCAACAATGAGCAAAGGAAATCTTAAAATCGGCTTTGTAGGTACTGGAGTCATGGGCCGCAGCATGGTCAAAAATCTCCTGAAGGACGGGTATTCTGTAGCGGTTTATAACCGGACGAAAAGCAGTGCTGAAGAACTTTTTTCCTCAGGCGCGCAGTGGGTGGATTCGGTAGCCGAGCTTGCCAAGTTATCCGATGTGGTGATCACCATGGTGGGCTATCCTAAGGATGTAGAAGAAGTTTATTTAAGTGAAGAGGGACTGATCGCCAATGCTAAGCCTGGAAGTGTTCTTATTGATATGACGACTTCCAGTCCTCTTCTGGCCCAGAGGATTGCTCTGGCAGGGAAGGCCGGTGGAATTGATATTTTGGATGCACCGGTATCCGGTGGGGATGTGGGGGCCCAAAGCGGCACCCTGGTCATCATGGTGGGCGGAGAAGAAAGGGCATTCAGCGCGGTTATGCCGATCTTTGCAGCGATGGGTAAAAATATAATCCTGCATGGACCTGCCGGTGCAGGACAATATACGAAAATGGCCAACCAAATCACCATTGCGGCGGGAATGGTTGGAGTTTGCGAAGCGATAGCTTATGCTCAAAAAGCTGGCTTGGATCCCAGCCGGGTCCTCGACAGTATCGCCGGAGGAGCAGCGGGCAGTTGGTCTCTAAGCAACCTTGGGCCAAGGATGATTGCCGGAAACTTCGAACCGGGTTTTTATGTAAAGCATTTTATTAAGGATATGAACATTGCTTTAGAATCAGCCAAAGCAATGGGGTTGATGACTCCCGGTCTTGAGCTGGCGAGAGCACTTTATGAACAATTAGCTGCTGAGGGAGAGGAAAACAGCGGCACTCACGCTTTGTATAAATTATATATGAAGTGAAGCAGGGGATAGTTAGAGGCAAATCGCAGCGGGTGCTATCATTATTAAACAATTATTTAGCGAATTTTGGAGATGGTGCAGGGGGAATTTAATTATGACCAATCGTTTGTATCGTTCTTCAAGGGAAAAAATGATCGGTGGAGTATGTGGTGGACTGGCCGAGTATTTCGATGTAGATGTCACCCTGGTTCGTTTAGTTGCTCTTATCACCTTATTGATGGGTGGAGCCGGCATCTTTCCTTATATTGCCGCCTTATTTGTTGTCCCCGGCGATCAGAGTGAGGGCCCTCTTGCGTCCGGAGGGCAGGGGGGACATGTAGAAGATATAGTGGATGAAGTTGTCCAAAACGTCAAGAATACTGCCCGGGATTTCGGAATAGATTCCTTTGCCAACTCCACATCCTATTCCGGATCATCCTATAGTTCGAATAAGAAATACTCTCAGAGCGGCAGGACAGCTGGGCTGATTCTGATTATTCTTGGCATCTTTCTGCTGGTCAACCAGTGGTTCCCGGTATGGGAGAGCATAAGTAAAATGTGGCCCCTGGTTTTAATCATGATCGGAGCCGCATTGATTTGGAAAAGAGTTTAAAGACCAATTCGTTTCAGAACCAGTCCACCTAGTTTTTTAGCTAAAGGTAGGCCTACCCTTTTTGCCAAAGGGAAGCCTACTTTTTGTATTAAGGGCAGAGCAACTTTTTCAGCAAGGGGAGGACCCAAACGATCAGCAAGCTGGGGAGCGATATTTCGTGCTAAGGGTGCTCCAAATTCCCGGGCGAAAGCGGGGCCAAAGCTCTGCAGAAAATTAACACCTTGCTTTTGCAGAAGAGATTTGAGTTCGGAGTTAACATCAGCCGGGGCTGGTGGGGCAGGTTTCGGTGTTAAATTCGGAGTGCTGGTAGAATTCGCAACCGGTTGCGAATTTGTCAAGTTGGTCTGCACGGGATTTAAATTGCTTTGTAAAATAGAATTTGCTGGGAGTTGTGCAGATGGCCGTTCGAGGGTTTGTGGAGGAGTGGAAGATGGTGAAGAAGATGAGAGGGGGCTTGCGGGAAGGTTATTTATATTATATTGAAAGGACCGAGAATTAGCCTGAGGAGTATCTAAAGAATTGATTTGAGGCTTAGCCGGCGAGAAAAGATGCATTTCATTCCCTCCTATATGGATAAACGAGTCATTACCCAATACACACTTACACATTATTATAATCCAAAATATTCCATGTGGCTTATATAAGTTACCGATCAAGTTGTACTATTTTAGTTCTTTACACAGACGTTTATACTGACGCCGAGCTTATTGAATCGATATTATGATGTATATTGTATTGTATATCATACGTATATTATATTGATTATATATGATATATAAATATATTGTAAAAGTATATATTATTGATTCCCAATAATATACTAGTGACTTATGTGGATTATTGATATAACATTGATATTGCGTTGAGTGATTGCAGAAAGCAAGATAATGTATATAGATTGGTATATCAATAATATATACATTATGCTGCTAAACGATGCAGTTACCGACGCAGAAATAGCATTATATTATAGGGGGCAGATATTCGAATGAAGAAGACAAGAGCTCGTGTCGTATCCAGTGTTATAGCTGCAGCTATGGTTCTTGGCACAGCTTTGCCAGCGGCCGTATTGGCAGACACCCAAGTACCTGCTGAAAGTAAAGAATCATTGAATCGTCTGCACGGTGAGAATCGTTTTGAAACTGCGGCGAAAGTTGCCACAGAAGGTTGGGAAACCTCTAAAGCAGTGATTCTTGCTTCCGGCAAACAGGAAAATTTGGTGGATGCTTTGACTGCAGCACCTTTCGCTAATTCTATTGATGCACCGATTCTGCTGACCAATGGTGCGGATATTCCGGAAGCAACCATCGAAGCACTTAAGACTCTAAAAGTAGAAGAAGTTTACACCGTAAGCGGTGCCATTAAAAAAGAAGCTTTAGAAAAGATTTTTAAAGAGAATAATTTAGAAATCGCCATTAAAGAAGAATTAGGCGGTAAAGATCGCTTCGAGACGGCTAAAAATATTGCCAGCCACCTTGAAGATGTAGAGGGAATCATGATAACCACGGCATATAAATATGCCGATGCGCTTTCCGTAGCTTCTATTGCTGCCGCGAAGAATATGCCTATACTCCTGGCCGATCAAGATGGGCTGCCTGAAGTCGAAGCGGCATACCTTGATGAAATCAAGGACCAAGTGAAAGCAACCTATGTACTGGGTGGGGAAATACTGATCAGCAAAGAAGTATATGAAGAATTGCCCGGAACCGATGGTGACAGCAAGATGCGTATTTTTGGCGATGACCGTTTTGATACTAACTTGGAAGTATTAAAAACTTTCACTGATCTGGAGTATAGCAAGGTTTATGTGGGCAATGGTTATGATGAGCATCTCGTGGATGCCTTGGTTGTATCGGCTCTTGCCGCCAAAACCAATTCTCCTATCGTTTTGGCTCAAAAAGAACTCAGCAAAAAAGCAGAAGATCTCTTGCTTCCTAAATTGGGAGAAAAGAGCATTGTGGCTGTAGGTGGAACTACCGCTGTTACAGACAAAGCTCTTACCTTTAACCATGTGCGTCCCCAAGATTTCGCTGTCATGCAGGTATCCGGTGTTAACGGTTACAATGTAGGACTTCAAATCGTTGATGGAAGCGCGCGGGATTTGGCAAGTGTTGAAGTGACCCTGTACAGAGGGGAAACCGTTCTTGCCAAAAACACCAGTATGAATAAGCTCTTTAATTCTTACCCCACCGCAACCCAGCTTTCCTCTCCTTTCAATATTGATGGAAACTTTTCTGCTGACGGTTACTGGTCTTACGGTAAGTGGAACGGAAGTGTTCTCGATGTTCCTACCAAAGCAGTTATCAAAGTGACTTATTTGGATGGTCGTGTCTATGAAGTCGTTAATACAAAGCTTGCCGGTAATCCCGAAGAGCTTAACCAAGAAGCCCTCAATCACGTCAAAGCTGAAGACTTTGGTGTCATGCAAGCGTCTGGAGTTAATGGCTATAGTGTTGGATTTTCCTTAGTGGATAAGCTTCCTGTAGATTTACAGAGCATTGAAGTAAGCCTGGTCAAAGTAGAAACGATTAAAGATGAAGATGGCGAAGAACAGCAAATTAAAGAGACCATCCTGGCAACCAATAAAGCAACCCGTGCTACAAATGCCAAGCTCTTTGAATTAACCGGTCAACAGCTTTCTTCTCCCTTCAATATCGATGGCACTTTTGAAAACGATGGTTACTGGACCTATGGTGATTTCAACGGAACTGTTGAAGATGTCCCTACCAAAGCTATCATCACCATTCAATACCAGGACGGACGTAAATTTACCGTTCAAAATACCGAGTTAACCGGAGATCCTAAACTTCTTGCCGCACCTGCTATCGTTTCCGGATTAGCTGAAGAATTAACTGTAGGGGAAACAGTCGATTTTGCGGTGACCACCGCTCCCAACAGCTTTGTTGCTGAGCCGGCAGCGGCTACCACCAAAGTTCGCGTCAAGATTACTTTAACCCAAGGGAATAAAGAGAACATGGTTCTTCAATATCTTGAAAATGACGGAACCTATCAAGCACTTCCTTTGGATGCAGAGAACAGCGCCTTTTATGGTCCTGAAACCGGGTTCCCTTTCCTGAATGCTGCAAGCCAGTTCAAAGTAGCCTTCAGCGAAGCCGGGACCTATAAGTACAACTTGGAAGTCGTGACCGTTGCCGAGGAGGGTCAGCAAAGTGAAGTCCTTGCTTCCACCATGGGTGAAGTGGTTGTCACCAAAGCACCTGCAGAAGGCAACGAATAAGACGACTTAGATAGAGAATTTACAGGGCAGTGTTTGAAAATGAATAGGAGACACTGTCGAAGAAACTAGTTAAGGAGGGGATTGCCCCTCCTTTTTCCTGTCTAAATAGCAATGAAGTTATCTGGTTACAATCGTGTTATCTGGCTGCCAGGGGGGAACCCCAGTAATTTGCTGCCGGAGTGCCTGCATAGCCGATCTGGAGGTTTCTGGCCAGCTCAGGATCCAGGCAAACCAGGTCCTCCCGGCCCAGTTCCTGAATAGTTTTTTTACCCATGGCCTGAAGGGCCATTTTCAGCTCT
Proteins encoded in this region:
- a CDS encoding DUF2935 domain-containing protein; protein product: MSTLPMTGDFIRESLELHLFWARIIKEHLIFLESGFMCKDADWMQEADALKCRFEEILHEANCLADGKVGIEVMKSGELFTNKTLKAEQKTQELTCIPINSQLTVETMSLHPYMGVGMGMVPCEQEIAEQVYALNEKALACAGGVYEYTERALKAILQCCITSHNFPSLYEHQMKETEMYMKQIRKLQNHQYTDPTCHMVEMQMFWDHIMQEHAEVISHLLDPKEKAMITQADHFAQAYEQLLNQLGNGTVPDQSFRRITNETIRVTGEFKDFKAAGTDAILCCQLRSLILPLLADHVLREAIHYLRILGLPLPEFKGGKG
- a CDS encoding PspC domain-containing protein gives rise to the protein MTNRLYRSSREKMIGGVCGGLAEYFDVDVTLVRLVALITLLMGGAGIFPYIAALFVVPGDQSEGPLASGGQGGHVEDIVDEVVQNVKNTARDFGIDSFANSTSYSGSSYSSNKKYSQSGRTAGLILIILGIFLLVNQWFPVWESISKMWPLVLIMIGAALIWKRV
- a CDS encoding NAD(P)-dependent oxidoreductase, yielding MLRSNGLRKGKCRFCRRREIATMSKGNLKIGFVGTGVMGRSMVKNLLKDGYSVAVYNRTKSSAEELFSSGAQWVDSVAELAKLSDVVITMVGYPKDVEEVYLSEEGLIANAKPGSVLIDMTTSSPLLAQRIALAGKAGGIDILDAPVSGGDVGAQSGTLVIMVGGEERAFSAVMPIFAAMGKNIILHGPAGAGQYTKMANQITIAAGMVGVCEAIAYAQKAGLDPSRVLDSIAGGAAGSWSLSNLGPRMIAGNFEPGFYVKHFIKDMNIALESAKAMGLMTPGLELARALYEQLAAEGEENSGTHALYKLYMK
- a CDS encoding cell wall-binding repeat-containing protein, translating into MKKTRARVVSSVIAAAMVLGTALPAAVLADTQVPAESKESLNRLHGENRFETAAKVATEGWETSKAVILASGKQENLVDALTAAPFANSIDAPILLTNGADIPEATIEALKTLKVEEVYTVSGAIKKEALEKIFKENNLEIAIKEELGGKDRFETAKNIASHLEDVEGIMITTAYKYADALSVASIAAAKNMPILLADQDGLPEVEAAYLDEIKDQVKATYVLGGEILISKEVYEELPGTDGDSKMRIFGDDRFDTNLEVLKTFTDLEYSKVYVGNGYDEHLVDALVVSALAAKTNSPIVLAQKELSKKAEDLLLPKLGEKSIVAVGGTTAVTDKALTFNHVRPQDFAVMQVSGVNGYNVGLQIVDGSARDLASVEVTLYRGETVLAKNTSMNKLFNSYPTATQLSSPFNIDGNFSADGYWSYGKWNGSVLDVPTKAVIKVTYLDGRVYEVVNTKLAGNPEELNQEALNHVKAEDFGVMQASGVNGYSVGFSLVDKLPVDLQSIEVSLVKVETIKDEDGEEQQIKETILATNKATRATNAKLFELTGQQLSSPFNIDGTFENDGYWTYGDFNGTVEDVPTKAIITIQYQDGRKFTVQNTELTGDPKLLAAPAIVSGLAEELTVGETVDFAVTTAPNSFVAEPAAATTKVRVKITLTQGNKENMVLQYLENDGTYQALPLDAENSAFYGPETGFPFLNAASQFKVAFSEAGTYKYNLEVVTVAEEGQQSEVLASTMGEVVVTKAPAEGNE
- a CDS encoding YcdB/YcdC domain-containing protein, whose translation is MNKKKMHKLAIPMAVALLVQGTLPASVMAASEVSAKTISAVETIAAPAQVKVSLEDAIKLVKNNFTIPAAYTKFTSGYNNYNERETWSLNWNSTDDAGGSFNAQVDVSTGEIIHMNSWNPASSSSQTSVPKYSYAEAKDIAQGLVNKILGDRLNQMELVPENTQITPVIDYGYTTYSVQWKRVANGVAFPSNGVSVQVNAYDGTITSYSLNWSKESIPDLKDVISADKAREAFVKSNLLQLQYFLNYGIRPLDSQEKDAKKDALLVYKLSNQSFSGMIDAKTGEPLKLNSGEWINSDAALDAIGGMGGMAKSSENALAPAEQKEVDDASKLLTKEQAIESVKKWVEIPDSLTLRGANLGLEGGLSQKRVWSFDWSQEESTDGYNYASARVDAATGEVLGFSTYSPNQQPKSPDAIERTAAKAIADAFIKKIQPDRVQQVEYLEAMDNGQKYPEDQPNHDFSYERVVNGVHVPGNGFSVSVERNTQKVVSYNMDFADVNFPNISQAMDQKQGEDTFLTKRPLELKYVQIYKNGQLSDIRLVYQPKMDNSFAVSNIMDAKTGEFLDWQGKPIKEQPRPYNFSDISGSFAEEEIRLLGQAGAFGEYGDQFRPDEHVTVKSLLSSMLIAKNGVWSYQGLSDEELLKQVKELGWVKENLSLNDQVSREFQAKLVVRMLQLEKIAQLEELFQAPYEDADTFSDGSLGYIALAKGLGVMNIEGNKFESTKKMTRAEAAYALVKALQSNR